The window CCGTTATGGAGATCCTGGAGCGCGGAATAGAGGGGTGCAGCTAAAATGAAATTGGGAATTGCGGGCGCCGGGAACATAGTTATGGATTTGTTAAGCTTTGTTGATGAGATTTCCGGCATTAGCTTACAAGCCATTAGTTCAAAGCCGGACCATCAGGAAAAATTGCTATCTCTGCAAAACCAGTTCGGGATCTCGCGGATATATAACAATTACACCGAGATGCTGCTTGATGATGAAGTCGATACCGTCTACATCGGGCTGCCGAATCATCTTCATTATTCTTACACGAAGGAAGCTTTATTACGCGGCAAGCATGTCATCTGTGAAAAACCGTTCACCTCCAATTTGCGTGAATTCCTGGAGCTTAAACAGCTGGCGCTTCAAAGCGGACTCGTCTTGATAGAGGCGATAACGAATCAATATCTGAACAATTATTTATTAATGAAGGAATATCTCTCTAAGCTGGGGCCTGTCAAAATCGTCGAATGCAACTATTCCCAGTATTCGTCCAGATACGATGCCTTCCAGGCGGGTCAGGTAATGCCTGCCTTCAATCCGGAAATGTCCGGAGGTGCGTTGATGGATATCAATATTTATAACATCCATATGGTGGTCGGGTTCTTTGGCAGCCCCGGGAAAGTGGAGTATCTGGCAAATATGGATCGCGGAATAGACACCTCGGGTATTCTGTTGCTCGATTACGGGAATTTCAAATGTGTTTGTATTGGTGCAAAAGACAGTACGGCTCCGAATGCGATGAACATTCAGGGTGTTCAAGGATATTTGCGTATGCACGGCTCAGCGAATATCATCGATAGCTTTGATTATGTTGCCAATAAAGAGAAGCCCGTCCAGGTGGACCATAAACATCATCCCCACCGGATGTATGATGAATTTATTGCTTTTGAACAGATAATCCGCGAGAAGGACATGGATAGGGTATCGCGGATGCTAGAACACAGTGAGCGGGTTATGCGTGTAATAGAGCAGGCTAAACAATCAGCCGGCCTTGTATTTGGTCCAGATAAGCCTGAATATTGAGATTAATCTATTGTTAATGAACTATTGCAACAAGCCATGCGGATAACCGCATGGCTTGTATTGTTATTTATGTTATCGTTGTTATTGTATTAATTGATAACGGATACATGAGAGGCTATAATGATAAACGAAGCTATGATAGGTTTAGAGAGATTAATAATTGGGAGTGATATATTTGCAGACAATGATCAATCTTGAAGGCGAATGGAAGTTGCAGTTAGATGAAGGGAAACAGGGGCTGGTTCTGCCTTTTTCAGATAATATCATTTTGCCGGGTACAACATCGCATGCCCGCAAGGGACCGAAGAATGAAGAGGTTGTAATCAGCGCATTAACAGATGAATATCTATTTGAAGGATCGGCGTGGTATTCGAAGGAGATCGTGATTCCCGAAGAGCTTACCGGTAAGAGATGCCTGCTGTATCTGGAACGGACGCGCCTGACGACTCTGTGGCTGAACGGCCAGGAAATTGGCAGCCGCAACAGCCTGAATACTGCTCATATCTATGAATTGACCGGCCAGTTGAAGGCTGGCACCCAGACAATAACGATCCGGGTCGATAATACCGGATATCCGACTAAGGGCGGACATTTAACCTCACCGGACACCCAGACCAACTGGAACGGGATCACCGGCCGTATGGAGCTTCAGTTTTACGGCAAATCCTATTTAAGCGGAATCCGCCTCGACACGGATGTATCTTCACGCTTGGTCCGGATTTCAGCCACATTGGAAGGCACAGCTGGCAGCACATTGGCAGTGTCGGCTTTAAGTTTCAACAGCGAGCTGGAACATTCGGCTGCAGTTCAGGAATATGCTCTCACACCGGGAGAGTTCAGCATCGAATACAACTTGGGTCCGGATGCGCTGCTTTGGAGTGAAACCGCACCCAATCTTTATAACCTTACACTTTCCCTGACACAAGGGGAAGGAGAGCCAACCGACCAAACCGTACTGGTCCTGGGATTACGTGAATTCAAGGCAGACGGCGATAAGTTTACAATTAATGGACAGAAGACCTTTTTACGCGGCAAGCATGACGGGCTGATCTTTCCTTTGACCGGTTACGCGCCGACTGACGTCGAGGAATGGGTGAGAATTCTTGGGATTTCTAAATCCTACGGCATCAACCATTACCGTTTCCACACCTGCTGTCCTCCTGAAGCAGCCTTCACCGCTGCGGACCTGCTCGGAATCTACATGGAGCCGGAGCTTCCTTTCTGGGGAACGATTACAGAGCCAGCAGATGAAGGGCATAATCAGGCTGAGCAGGACTATCTGGTTAGCGAGGGATACGAGATTCTGAAGGCGTTCGGCAACCATCCATCCTTCGTATTGATGTCGCTCGGTAACGAGCTGTGGGGGAGCAGAACCAAGATCGATTCCATCCTGAAGGAATATAAGACATTTGACAGCCGCCCTTTGTACACACAGGGTTCCAATAACCACCAATGGGTACCGGAAATTCTGGAGCATGAGGATTTCTTCTGCGGCGTGCGCTTCTCCAAAGAGCGGTTATTCCGAGGTTCATATGCCATGTGCGATGCACCGCTGGGTCATGTTCAGACCGGCCTGCCGGGTACGATGAAGGATTATGATGACCAGTTCGTCCCTGCGGCCGGGGCAGCTGCGGAAGCGGAAGGTGGAGGAACTATCCAGATTCAATACGGCACAGAAGCAAAAACCGTTCAGGCGGACGATGCATCCGGAGAATGGATTCCGCATATTCCGGTAATCTCTCATGAGATTGGACAGTACGCAACCTATCCCAATTATGATGAGATCGCAAAATACAGCGGGTCTCTTAAGGCGAAGAATTTCGAAGTCTTCCGTGAACGTCTGGAAGAGAACGGCCTTGGCCATCTCGCGGCTAAATATTTCGCGGCCTCGGGGCAGCTTGCAGCAGCCTGCTACAAAGAGGAACTCGAAGCAGCCTTCCGTACCAAGAAGCTTGCCGGCTTTCAGCTGCTGGATTTGCAGGATTTCAGCGGACAGGGCACAGCCTTAGTCGGCATCCTAGATGCCTTCATGGACTCCAAAGGGATGATTACACCTGAAGAATGGCGCACCTTCTGCAGCGATGCCGTTCTGCTCGCAAGATTCCCGAAATATAACTATGTCTCCGGGGAACGTTTTAGTGCTAGTATCGAGCTGAGCTGGTTCCGGTTCGGAACCCCGGGCACCGTGAAATTAGACTGGGAACTGAAGGCGGGCGATGAAATACTGGCGGAAGGTACGCACGAAACAGAAGTTCCGGCAGGGGAGAATTATATCGATATCTGCCAGCTGGACATTGATCTGCCTACAGTACCGGCCATGACCTCAGCCGTACTTAATCTCCGGATCGCGGGAACCGATATCCGCAAAAGCTACGATCTGTGGATCTATCCGGAACAGAGCGGTACCGGGCTTGACGGGATACGTATCTTCCATACACTTAGTGATGAAGTGCTGGCTCTGCTGGAGCAAGGTGAAAATGTGCTGCTGATGCCGAAGCCGGAGTCCCTGAACAATGCTATCGAAGGCTACTATTGTACAGATTTCTGGTGTTATCCGATGTTCCGTTCGATTTCAGAAAGCATGAACCGGCCGGTACCTGTCGGTACCATGGGTCTGCTGATCGACAACAGCCATCCTGTGTTCCGTAACTTCCCGTGCGAGGAGCACTCCACTTATCCTTGGTGGAATATTATTGAGAACTCAAAGTCGATTATCATGGACGGAACAGATTCAGCATGGAGTCCTTTGGTGCAGACGATTGACAACTTTGAACGCAATCATAAGCTGGGCTTCCTGTTTGAGTGCCGGGTTGGGGCCGGTAACCTGCTGGTCTGCGCCCTGGACGCTGACAAGGCAGGCGCAACGCCGGAAGGCAGACAGTTCCTGTCCAGTCTGGCCGGTTACATGACCTCAGAGGAATTTAAGCCGCAATACGCAGCAACCAAGGAAGAGCTTAAGCGGATTATTCAATAAACCAATAACAGAATACTTCGTTAGTAGTACAACAAGCCAAGCAGCCATTAGTCTAACAATGGCTAGCTTGGCTTGTTTGTTTTTAGTTGGTTACAAAACGCATTATCTCCGCTTATGCGCACCGGAAACATCAGCGGTAGTATATTCCAGTCTACTTTACACAAAAATATTGGTAAGGTAGAGGGTAGCAATTGATACGAGGTGATAATGAATATGATGAAGAAACACTGTTTGTTCTGTGACGAGATTGTTCCCATTGAACAGGAAGGCGATTACGATCGCTATCTTGGCTGCTCCTGTTCACCAGGCGGGGGATATCATCTGCGGCGGGACAGCTACGAGTCCATTAATGCGCTCCCGCATCCGAAGAAACGGGACCTGCTGCATATCATATCTGCTTATATCCGGGAGAAGACAGACTGTAATGACAAGGTCTATCTTAAGGCAGATGATCTGGAATCCATCGCAGATTCCCCAAATATACCTGTAACCATTGAAGATAAAGGTAACCGTCTACTGCAATATTTGTACAGGCATTCCGAAGGCCCTGAGGAACCGGTTGCCATTCACCCGCTCTCCAATAATTATAACCTGACCTATTCTCCCAACCTGCAAGAACTGGTATATATCATAGACAAGCTTGGAAACGAGCAGTTTCTCATTCGGGAAGGCATGAACTTTAAGCTGACGGAAAAAGGGTGGAATGAAGCAGCAGCCAGCACCGGAGGGAAGAAGTTAAAAGCCTGTTCCATTCTCATCCAAGGCGGTAATGAATTACACGGAGAATGGCAGGAGAAGCTGCTGCCCAAAATCGGGCAGTTCGGTTATCAGCCGACTTTGCTGACGCATACCCAGTCACCAGAGAATGAACAATATGATTTGGGGCTAATCGCTGAAAGTAAACTGATTATTGCAGATGTAACCGGTCAGGCGCCCGGGGTGTATTTTGCGGCAGGCTATGCGCTGGGCATAGGTACCCCTGTAATTTGGACCGTGAATAGCAGTGATGCTGATAAGCTTACTGTGCAGTTACAAGAAATCCGCCCGATAGTGTGGGATACCGCTGAAGAACTGGCTGTGCTGATTCAGCAAAAGCTAAGTTAACAGAAAAGTATCCTTTAGGCTAAATATATCTGAAGCCTCTCCGGCCTGTGACAGGAGTTATTCCTGTTGCAGGCTTTTTATATACACTCTTCATAACACGTGTTATACTCTTGCCGAGGTGCTATTATGGTCAAAAAAAGAATCACTAGTCATGATGTAGCTAAGCTTGCCGGTGTATCCCGCAGTGTGGTATCTGCCGTGCTGAACAATACGCCCGGAATCGGGGTCAGTGCCGAAACACGTGAGACCGTGCTGGCCGCCATCCGTGAGCTGAACTATCATGTGGATGCCCAGGCGCGCAGTATGAAGACAGGCCGCAGTATGACTCTTGCTGCGTACGGCGATACACGCCATCCGCTGTTCATGCGGCTGCTTGAGGGGATGCAGCAGGAATGTGAAGCCAGCGGCT of the Paenibacillus pedocola genome contains:
- a CDS encoding Gfo/Idh/MocA family protein, translated to MKLGIAGAGNIVMDLLSFVDEISGISLQAISSKPDHQEKLLSLQNQFGISRIYNNYTEMLLDDEVDTVYIGLPNHLHYSYTKEALLRGKHVICEKPFTSNLREFLELKQLALQSGLVLIEAITNQYLNNYLLMKEYLSKLGPVKIVECNYSQYSSRYDAFQAGQVMPAFNPEMSGGALMDINIYNIHMVVGFFGSPGKVEYLANMDRGIDTSGILLLDYGNFKCVCIGAKDSTAPNAMNIQGVQGYLRMHGSANIIDSFDYVANKEKPVQVDHKHHPHRMYDEFIAFEQIIREKDMDRVSRMLEHSERVMRVIEQAKQSAGLVFGPDKPEY
- a CDS encoding sugar-binding domain-containing protein encodes the protein MINLEGEWKLQLDEGKQGLVLPFSDNIILPGTTSHARKGPKNEEVVISALTDEYLFEGSAWYSKEIVIPEELTGKRCLLYLERTRLTTLWLNGQEIGSRNSLNTAHIYELTGQLKAGTQTITIRVDNTGYPTKGGHLTSPDTQTNWNGITGRMELQFYGKSYLSGIRLDTDVSSRLVRISATLEGTAGSTLAVSALSFNSELEHSAAVQEYALTPGEFSIEYNLGPDALLWSETAPNLYNLTLSLTQGEGEPTDQTVLVLGLREFKADGDKFTINGQKTFLRGKHDGLIFPLTGYAPTDVEEWVRILGISKSYGINHYRFHTCCPPEAAFTAADLLGIYMEPELPFWGTITEPADEGHNQAEQDYLVSEGYEILKAFGNHPSFVLMSLGNELWGSRTKIDSILKEYKTFDSRPLYTQGSNNHQWVPEILEHEDFFCGVRFSKERLFRGSYAMCDAPLGHVQTGLPGTMKDYDDQFVPAAGAAAEAEGGGTIQIQYGTEAKTVQADDASGEWIPHIPVISHEIGQYATYPNYDEIAKYSGSLKAKNFEVFRERLEENGLGHLAAKYFAASGQLAAACYKEELEAAFRTKKLAGFQLLDLQDFSGQGTALVGILDAFMDSKGMITPEEWRTFCSDAVLLARFPKYNYVSGERFSASIELSWFRFGTPGTVKLDWELKAGDEILAEGTHETEVPAGENYIDICQLDIDLPTVPAMTSAVLNLRIAGTDIRKSYDLWIYPEQSGTGLDGIRIFHTLSDEVLALLEQGENVLLMPKPESLNNAIEGYYCTDFWCYPMFRSISESMNRPVPVGTMGLLIDNSHPVFRNFPCEEHSTYPWWNIIENSKSIIMDGTDSAWSPLVQTIDNFERNHKLGFLFECRVGAGNLLVCALDADKAGATPEGRQFLSSLAGYMTSEEFKPQYAATKEELKRIIQ